The bacterium genome contains the following window.
GCTGTGCTCCGGTCCCGGGAACTTCCCGGCCTTGACCTCGGAGATGTAGGTTTCCACCGCCGAGCCCACCACCTGCTTGAGGTCGGCGTAGTGCTTGACGAACTTGGGGCTGAAATCTTGAAAGACGCCGAGCAGGTCGTAACAAACCAGGACTTGGCCGTCGCAATGGGGGCCCGATCCGATGCCGATGGTGGGGATCGGAACCTCGGCGGTGATTTCCTTGGCCAGCTCCAAGGTGATTCCCTCCAAGACCAAGGCGTAGGCGCCGGCGTCGGCAACGGCTTTGGCGTCGCGCAAAACTTTCTTGGCGGCCTTGCCCCGGCCTTGGATCTTGTATCCGCCCATCTGCTGGATCCGCTGGGGCATGAGGCCGACGTGGCCCATCACCGGGATTCCCAGGTCGACGACGGCCCGGATCGTCTCGGCCAGCTCTTCGCCGCCCTCGAGCTTGACCGAATCGGCGTGGCCCTTCTTGAGCAGGTCGCCGGCCGAGCGGATCGCGTCCTCCCGGGAGGCCTGGTAGGAAAGGAAGGGCAGGTCGCCGACCACGTGGGCCCGCTCGGCGCCCTTGGCCACGCAGTGGCAATGATAAACCATGTGGTCGAGAGTGACGCCGAGAGTGTTCTTCCGGCCCTGGACCACCATCCCCAGCGAATCGCCGACCAAAATCATCTCGACGCCGGCCCCGTCGATGAGCTTGGCGAAGCTGTAATCGTAAGCCGTGACCATGGCGATCTTGTCGCCCTTGGCCTTCATCGCGACGATTTGAGGAACCGTGATCTTCATGTCTATCCCGAGCGACAGCCTCAAGTCTTGCTGCTGATGCTCACGTAATGCTTGTCGAGCTTGGCTTTGCGCATGTTGAGGATTTCCTTCAGCAGCTTCTTATAGTCTTCCTGGTTCTTGACGATGTCAATCTCGGTGCAGTTGACCGTGAGCAGCGGCGTCTCGTCGTATTCGAAGAAGAACTGGTTGTAAGCCTGGCAGAGCCGCTCGATGTAGGCGCCGGAGATCGATTTCTCGTAGGGGATGCCCCGCTTCTTGATCCTCTCGCGCAGGGTGTCGACGCTGGCTTGGAGAAAGATCACCAGGTCGGGCTTGGCCACTTGGGCATCGAGCACTCGGTAGAGTTTGTCGTAGAGATTGATCTCCTCTTCGCTCAAGTTGAGCATGGCGAAGATCCGGTCCTTGGCGAAGATGTAATCGGAGATCGTCGCTTGCTTGAAGAGGTCTTGCTGCATCAGCGTCTTCTGCTGCTGATAGCGCGAGAGCAGGAAGAAAACCTGGGTCTGAAAGGCGTGGGAATGGGGATCTTTATAAAATGCCGGCAAGAAAGGATTCTCCTCGGCCTCTTCGAGGACGATCCGGCCTTGGAATTCCTGGGCCAGGAGGTTGGTCAAGGTGGTCTTTCCCACTCCGATCGGCCCTTCCACCGCGATGTAGCGCAAAGCCTTCACCCCGAAATCCCTAATATGCCCGAGCCGAGCCTGTCCATCCTTAACGCGCCCATTGGTAGACGGTCGCCGGGCTGACGCCCAGGCGCCGAGCCGCCCGGTAAGCGCTTCCGCCGGCTTCGGCCAAGGCCTCTTGGAAGGCCCGGCGCTTCAGCTCCTCCAAGCTTTCGCCCTGATAGCGGTAAGGCTCGGCTTCCCAATCGGCCCGGCGCTCGGCGAGCCGGGACTCCCGCAGCCTTTGGTACAGCTTGGAGGGAGCGCAACCCAGCACTTGGGCGGCCCGGCGGACATCGAGCTCGAAGTGAAGCAAGGCCTTGGCCAGGATCAGCTCCTCGAGCTCGCGCCAACTTTTGGCGGAACCGGCGGCGGCGGGAACCGGAGCCGTCTCGGCGCCGGCGGCGGCCACCGGCTTGGTCTCGCCTTTCCCCTGGAGACGCTCGCGCCAGGAGGCCGGCAAATCCTGGAGGCGAAGCTGGGCTCCGCGCCGCAGCGCGGTGGCGGCCCGGATCAGGTTCTCCAGCTCCCGGACGTTTCCGGGCCAACGATAATCAAGTAGCGGGCCGAGCAGGTCCCGGCCGAGCTTGACCTTCTCTTTTTCGCGATGCTCCTCGAGGTATTGGGCGATGAAACGCTCGGCCAAGGGTGCGATGTCCTCGGGCCGCTCTCGAAGCGGCGGCAGATGAAGCTCCAGCTCGGCGACCCGGTAGAAAAGATCTTCGCGGAAGCGGCCGGCCCGAACCTGCTCTTCCAAGCGGCGGTGGGAAGCCGAGATCAGACGAAAGCGCACCGGCCGCGGCTTGGTCTCGCCGAGCCGGACGACTTCTTTTTCTTGCAAGACCCGAAGCAGCTTGGCTTGGAGCGGCAGCTCCAGCTCGGCGATCTCGTCGAGAAAGAGCGTTCCGCCCTCGGCCGACTCGATCAAGCCGGGCTTGTCGCGGACCGCTCCGGTGAAAGCGCCGGCCTTGTAGCCGAAGAGCTCGCTTTCGATCAGGGCCGCCGGGAATGCCGCGCAGTTGACGGCGACGAAGGGGCCGGTGTGGCGGCGCGAGCCCCGGTGCAGCGAGCGGGCCAGCAGCTCCTTGCCGGTGCCGGATTCGCCGTGAATCACCACCGCCAGCTCGGTGTCGCGGATCCGCTCGACGGTGCGGAAGAGCTCCTGCATCGTCTTATTGCGGCTCAAGAAATCCATCTCGGCAAAGCGCAACAGGACGCTGGACTCGACGGCCCCTTCGCGGGCCCGCGACAGCTCTTGCTCGGCCCGGTCGAGCCGCTCCTGCAGCTCCCGAATCAAACGGCGCAGGGCCTCGGGGTCGGACTCCTCGGCCAAGCGGCGCTGGGCGGCGAGCAAGGACGCGCCGCTGTCGAGGGCCTCGACCCGGGTCGGAATGGCGCTCAAGGTCGAGGGCTCGGGGCTCTCGAAGGCCGGGGCGTTTTCGCCCAGCAGGCGGCGCAGCTCCCGGCAGTGGCCTTGTTTCTCGGCGTCGTCGGCCAAAGGCAAGAGCTCGGCCAGCAAATCCTGCAAGCGGACCCGGTCGCCTTCGTCGCGGGCGATCTCGGCCCGGGTCAAGAGCGACCAAAATCGGAAATGGGCCAGCGAGTTTTCCTGCTTGGCCATGCGGTCGGCGTCGCGGGCCCAGGTCTCGGCCTCGGCATAACGGCCCTGGCGCCGAAACAGGTCGCCCAGCTCGACCAGGGCCCGGGCTTCGAGGTAGAGGGCATG
Protein-coding sequences here:
- the panB gene encoding 3-methyl-2-oxobutanoate hydroxymethyltransferase, which codes for MDMKITVPQIVAMKAKGDKIAMVTAYDYSFAKLIDGAGVEMILVGDSLGMVVQGRKNTLGVTLDHMVYHCHCVAKGAERAHVVGDLPFLSYQASREDAIRSAGDLLKKGHADSVKLEGGEELAETIRAVVDLGIPVMGHVGLMPQRIQQMGGYKIQGRGKAAKKVLRDAKAVADAGAYALVLEGITLELAKEITAEVPIPTIGIGSGPHCDGQVLVCYDLLGVFQDFSPKFVKHYADLKQVVGSAVETYISEVKAGKFPGPEHSFREKK
- a CDS encoding deoxynucleoside kinase; the protein is MKALRYIAVEGPIGVGKTTLTNLLAQEFQGRIVLEEAEENPFLPAFYKDPHSHAFQTQVFFLLSRYQQQKTLMQQDLFKQATISDYIFAKDRIFAMLNLSEEEINLYDKLYRVLDAQVAKPDLVIFLQASVDTLRERIKKRGIPYEKSISGAYIERLCQAYNQFFFEYDETPLLTVNCTEIDIVKNQEDYKKLLKEILNMRKAKLDKHYVSISSKT